In the Nitrospirales bacterium LBB_01 genome, one interval contains:
- a CDS encoding phosphatase PAP2 family protein, protein MPLRRWAESANNAIEGILGAARSQRHLRYHLYAAAIVLLFCYVVGITKTEFLIISVTIMLIIALELLNTSIEAVVNLLSPEINEFARIAKDVAAGAVLTTAVGAVVIGYIILFPYLVTFFNNGLTVATHGGNDIAVLALLIVIILVVIIKALSKRGHPLRGGMPSGHAAVAFSIWVSITLITKNLLASVFAFAAALLIAQSRVAIRVHTKWEVLIGSVIGSLLTYALFRFFA, encoded by the coding sequence GTGCCATTAAGAAGATGGGCGGAGAGTGCTAATAATGCCATAGAGGGTATATTAGGTGCGGCAAGGTCTCAGCGGCACCTTCGCTATCACCTGTATGCCGCCGCAATTGTGCTGCTATTTTGCTACGTTGTTGGTATTACTAAAACAGAGTTTCTAATTATTTCTGTAACGATAATGCTCATCATAGCGCTTGAGCTGCTTAATACAAGTATAGAGGCTGTCGTGAATCTGCTGTCACCGGAGATAAATGAATTTGCAAGGATTGCAAAGGACGTTGCTGCAGGGGCAGTGCTAACCACAGCAGTAGGTGCAGTGGTTATCGGCTATATAATTTTGTTTCCATATCTTGTCACGTTTTTTAACAACGGGCTTACTGTTGCCACACACGGCGGTAATGATATTGCAGTGCTTGCCTTGTTAATTGTTATCATTTTAGTGGTAATTATTAAAGCCTTAAGTAAGAGGGGGCATCCACTGAGGGGCGGTATGCCAAGCGGTCACGCTGCTGTTGCGTTTTCCATATGGGTATCCATTACGCTTATCACTAAAAATTTGCTTGCCTCCGTGTTTGCCTTTGCTGCGGCTCTTTTGATAGCACAAAGCAGGGTTGCTATAAGAGTACATACTAAGTGGGAGGTTTTAATAGGCTCAGTCATTGGCTCTTTGCTGACCTATGCGCTTTTTAGGTTTTTTGCTTAG
- a CDS encoding 4Fe-4S dicluster domain-containing protein, with protein sequence MKRSKYTVTITYDNCDGCGKCAAVCPKVVFKMVDGRPVHFDAGNCAGCASCEAACPYGCIRVQQQQ encoded by the coding sequence ATGAAAAGATCCAAATACACGGTAACGATAACCTATGACAACTGCGATGGCTGCGGCAAGTGTGCAGCCGTATGTCCAAAGGTTGTGTTTAAGATGGTAGATGGCAGGCCGGTTCATTTTGACGCCGGCAATTGTGCAGGGTGCGCCAGTTGTGAGGCAGCCTGCCCATACGGCTGTATCAGGGTTCAACAGCAGCAGTGA
- a CDS encoding flippase-like domain-containing protein has product MTSGTKKILLVLVKMVISGGLLWYLLRKAGVREVVTLFKNINVFYYCMACLISLLPTLIASFRWRMFIGNEIPVSLLFALYMIGQFFNILLPGTTGGDAVRLYYVYKQIKDGVRSAGSIFIDRYMGFVSIITLGFAASLIGLSKIKGTGIEYFMPVVVVSFFLGSAVVFGFKLGKRFSIVNRLHEYFSIYVNKKKVLVNALIISLCGQFVCIFVIYLICLSLSVNVSFANLIIFVPIIITITAVPISISGIGLREGAFVFLFQVIGVHHDGAIAVSFAYFISVIISSLPGLFFYLTFKARAKDHEITAAVEP; this is encoded by the coding sequence TTGACATCTGGAACAAAGAAAATTCTTCTGGTTTTAGTGAAGATGGTGATTAGCGGAGGGCTGCTTTGGTACCTGTTAAGAAAAGCTGGAGTTAGAGAGGTAGTAACTCTTTTTAAGAACATTAATGTGTTCTATTACTGCATGGCCTGCCTGATAAGTCTTTTGCCCACACTTATCGCCTCTTTTAGATGGCGGATGTTTATCGGTAATGAGATACCCGTAAGTCTCCTGTTTGCCCTGTACATGATAGGGCAGTTTTTTAACATACTGCTCCCTGGCACTACAGGCGGAGACGCCGTTAGATTGTACTATGTGTATAAGCAGATTAAAGACGGTGTGAGATCGGCAGGTTCTATTTTTATAGACCGGTATATGGGTTTTGTCTCAATCATTACACTTGGGTTTGCAGCTTCACTTATAGGGCTTAGCAAGATAAAAGGCACTGGGATTGAGTATTTTATGCCGGTAGTTGTAGTCTCCTTTTTTTTGGGAAGCGCTGTGGTGTTTGGTTTCAAGCTTGGCAAGAGATTTTCAATTGTTAACAGACTGCACGAGTATTTCAGTATTTATGTTAATAAAAAGAAAGTGCTTGTAAATGCTTTAATAATATCGTTGTGCGGACAGTTTGTCTGTATTTTTGTCATATACCTTATATGTTTAAGCCTAAGCGTCAATGTCAGTTTTGCAAATTTAATCATCTTTGTTCCTATAATAATAACAATAACGGCTGTTCCCATCTCAATATCCGGAATAGGTTTAAGAGAGGGGGCGTTTGTTTTTCTCTTTCAGGTCATTGGAGTCCACCATGACGGGGCAATAGCCGTATCATTTGCGTACTTTATATCGGTGATTATATCAAGTCTGCCGGGGCTGTTTTTTTATCTGACATTTAAAGCCAGAGCTAAAGACCACGAGATCACTGCTGCTGTTGAACCCTGA
- a CDS encoding HD domain-containing protein produces MQYKTWFSSYVRSFYYTNEKDQKNIELKEIHSGNVYKNMTDIAQGFFSSEDEVNTASAVGLLHDVGRFPQYAKYKTFKDAVSVNHGALGAEVLAQEGIFKELSPALKDIILNAVKYHNAYKLPSVLTPKTLVYLKMIRDADKLDIWRVFTEEIFMQNKTERPSAVMLGFPVTDDYSEKILKAVYSKQLAKLADVKCENDFKLLQLTWIFDLNFKRSFSLLVERNYIDKMVDTLPDTLEINGLRQVLKDYCSLQINRDSGISE; encoded by the coding sequence TTGCAATATAAGACATGGTTTTCAAGCTATGTCAGATCGTTTTATTACACAAACGAAAAAGATCAAAAAAACATTGAGCTTAAGGAGATCCACTCAGGGAATGTTTATAAAAATATGACAGATATAGCGCAAGGGTTTTTTAGCTCTGAGGATGAGGTTAACACAGCCTCTGCCGTGGGGCTTCTGCACGATGTCGGAAGGTTTCCTCAGTACGCAAAATATAAGACCTTTAAGGACGCCGTGTCGGTTAATCATGGAGCGCTTGGAGCAGAGGTGTTAGCGCAAGAGGGAATTTTCAAAGAACTTTCTCCAGCTCTCAAAGACATAATACTTAACGCTGTAAAGTACCACAACGCATACAAGCTGCCCTCAGTGCTCACACCTAAAACGCTTGTTTATCTTAAGATGATAAGAGACGCTGATAAACTGGATATATGGCGGGTTTTCACCGAAGAAATCTTTATGCAAAACAAAACTGAGAGACCCTCTGCTGTAATGCTGGGATTTCCTGTTACAGATGACTATTCAGAAAAAATTCTCAAAGCGGTTTACTCAAAGCAACTGGCAAAGCTTGCCGATGTTAAGTGTGAAAATGACTTCAAACTCTTACAGCTTACATGGATTTTTGATCTTAATTTCAAGAGATCATTTTCTCTTTTGGTGGAAAGAAACTACATAGATAAAATGGTGGATACACTGCCTGACACTCTTGAGATAAACGGACTAAGGCAAGTTCTAAAAGATTACTGCAGTTTACAGATTAACAGAGACAGTGGTATTTCTGAATAA
- a CDS encoding Fic family protein, giving the protein MPHRAGYFVLAYQWDHHCKRLYDSLMGRINHMLKELGELEQDSPLDLTQILYYYKKWHYNKDLYNHTFGEIEKRQFVINSLGYRGYGVNIDLLNALGALRKDYAGHITWLLSENFNKLIPHLRTIIPLEQSQIQAMDSSYVIDEICKRLNWNTEENTPAAAHTIHLELSSYFKIMSEETPWNVNTAIFQKLFLHLGTSSMTIMKGTVGHTDQLSAADLKVIANRNFRVMYRETFSNLHTFTELGIDFLKKIHLNLSKGLVPNAGEFRAFDFPDKNGVTYDCENFDKEIKSFAHVLWETSQSFHNLDAFVYDLCRSYYMFIGIHPFWDSNGRVGKCFLNYMLLKKGLPPVSFDDDEEVLSLPRYGGSMEDVYHYIKKRILVAIDAYYYERWKIEHLGNINKQIYNVAFDSGFYFWQIDDKAQKLEVHFLAFAVASGDPLFSRLQDQCRVVFTDELALNNMSIHCGFTKKEHAAWEQTFSLKGNFFIKEVEMDIKGVRTFDIDFTIELLKHHYDYNYFSVSVSSADGALIHNNKGLNYTYKIQR; this is encoded by the coding sequence ATGCCTCACAGAGCGGGATATTTCGTATTGGCTTACCAGTGGGATCACCACTGCAAAAGGTTGTACGATTCCCTTATGGGACGGATTAACCACATGCTCAAAGAGCTTGGCGAGCTTGAGCAGGACAGCCCGCTTGACCTTACGCAAATTCTCTATTATTATAAAAAATGGCACTATAACAAGGACTTATATAACCACACTTTTGGTGAAATAGAAAAAAGACAGTTTGTCATAAACTCTCTTGGCTATAGAGGGTACGGAGTAAACATTGATTTGCTTAATGCGCTTGGTGCTCTGAGAAAAGACTATGCAGGGCATATCACATGGCTTTTAAGTGAAAACTTTAATAAACTTATCCCACACTTAAGGACAATCATACCGCTTGAGCAAAGCCAGATACAGGCTATGGACTCAAGCTACGTGATAGATGAAATCTGTAAGCGTCTGAACTGGAACACAGAGGAAAACACTCCGGCTGCCGCCCATACGATCCACCTTGAGCTATCCAGCTACTTTAAGATAATGAGTGAGGAGACCCCGTGGAATGTTAACACCGCTATATTTCAAAAACTGTTCCTCCACCTTGGGACGTCGTCCATGACCATAATGAAGGGGACTGTAGGGCACACGGATCAGTTAAGCGCTGCGGATTTAAAAGTTATAGCCAATAGAAACTTCAGAGTGATGTACAGGGAGACTTTTTCAAATCTCCACACCTTTACAGAGCTTGGGATAGATTTTCTGAAAAAAATCCACCTAAATCTCTCAAAGGGCCTTGTGCCTAATGCTGGAGAGTTCCGAGCGTTTGATTTCCCCGATAAAAACGGGGTTACGTATGACTGTGAGAATTTCGATAAGGAAATAAAAAGCTTTGCCCATGTCCTTTGGGAGACGTCGCAAAGTTTCCACAATCTTGACGCCTTTGTTTATGACCTCTGCCGCTCCTACTACATGTTTATCGGGATTCATCCGTTTTGGGATTCTAACGGTCGTGTTGGAAAGTGTTTCTTAAACTACATGCTCCTAAAAAAAGGGTTGCCTCCGGTGAGTTTTGACGACGATGAGGAGGTGCTGTCCCTTCCCCGATATGGTGGCTCAATGGAGGACGTGTATCATTACATAAAAAAACGAATACTTGTCGCCATAGACGCCTACTACTATGAAAGATGGAAAATCGAGCACCTTGGCAATATTAACAAACAGATTTACAATGTCGCATTTGACTCAGGGTTTTACTTTTGGCAGATAGACGATAAAGCACAAAAACTTGAGGTTCATTTCCTTGCGTTTGCCGTTGCCTCAGGCGATCCGCTCTTTAGCAGACTTCAAGACCAGTGCCGAGTGGTGTTTACCGATGAACTTGCGCTTAACAATATGAGCATACACTGTGGTTTCACTAAAAAAGAACACGCTGCTTGGGAACAGACTTTCAGCTTAAAAGGGAATTTCTTCATAAAAGAGGTCGAAATGGATATTAAAGGAGTCAGGACGTTTGACATTGATTTTACAATAGAGCTTCTTAAGCATCACTACGACTACAACTACTTCAGTGTCTCGGTCTCTTCTGCCGATGGTGCGCTCATTCATAACAACAAGGGTTTAAACTATACATATAAAATACAGAGGTGA
- a CDS encoding radical SAM protein codes for MKGRLLWLLNQLGISHNVQKLLYAEYLKLYNLLKYSDPNFIRSLTIETSTYCNRKCYYCPNSLETTPKLFMTEDCFNRVVERLCEINFTGTINFAFYNEPLLDTRLPSFISLLKSKRPGCLVFINTNGDFLTDELAETLIQSGVNLFIITNHDIDGTSYMDAKRELFEKYSSHIKLQNIHGDALLNRGGIIKVKRNVMVEQRKSICDEMCDMPIIDYTGNVLLCCNDYHRKHVIGNIYQSDLSKIWKQEPYRTIRGKLRRGIATMEICKKCLSRV; via the coding sequence ATGAAGGGCAGGCTGCTGTGGCTGTTAAATCAGTTGGGTATATCTCACAATGTTCAAAAATTGTTGTATGCCGAATATTTGAAACTCTATAATTTACTTAAGTATAGCGATCCAAATTTTATAAGAAGCCTCACCATTGAAACCTCCACATACTGTAACCGTAAGTGCTATTACTGCCCTAACAGCCTTGAGACAACGCCTAAACTTTTCATGACTGAGGATTGTTTTAATCGTGTGGTTGAAAGACTTTGTGAGATTAATTTTACCGGTACGATTAATTTTGCATTTTATAATGAGCCGCTTTTAGATACAAGGCTTCCTTCTTTTATAAGTCTTTTAAAAAGTAAACGACCCGGATGTCTGGTTTTTATAAATACAAACGGCGACTTCCTTACAGATGAGCTTGCAGAGACACTGATACAAAGCGGAGTTAACCTCTTTATAATTACAAACCACGATATTGACGGAACTTCTTATATGGATGCAAAAAGAGAGCTTTTTGAAAAATACAGTTCCCATATAAAGCTGCAAAACATACACGGCGATGCCCTATTAAACCGCGGAGGCATCATAAAAGTTAAACGCAATGTGATGGTTGAGCAGAGGAAATCAATCTGTGATGAAATGTGCGATATGCCAATTATTGATTACACCGGTAACGTGCTTCTGTGCTGTAACGACTACCACCGCAAACACGTGATTGGCAATATTTATCAGAGTGATTTATCCAAAATATGGAAACAAGAACCCTACAGAACAATAAGAGGTAAACTCAGAAGAGGAATTGCAACTATGGAGATATGCAAAAAGTGTCTTAGTAGAGTATAA
- a CDS encoding NAD(P)H-dependent oxidoreductase: MKILLVYSHPNPGSFNHAIKETIASELTVCGHDVKVRDLYAIGFDPVLKSTDFLLAQQGKVADDVKLEQDFIVWSDMVVFVHPVWWASMPAILKGYIDRVFTHGFAYAIDENGLRGLLSGKKAIILSTTGADEKTYTDTGMFKSIKLAIDGGIFAFCGFEVIEHKFLTSVPYVSGEERKKMLEQVVAVARTLAVN; the protein is encoded by the coding sequence ATGAAAATATTATTGGTTTATAGCCACCCAAATCCCGGCAGTTTTAATCATGCCATAAAAGAAACGATAGCATCGGAGTTAACTGTTTGCGGTCATGACGTTAAAGTCAGGGACCTATATGCAATAGGGTTTGACCCGGTGCTTAAGTCAACGGATTTTCTTTTGGCACAACAGGGAAAAGTCGCTGATGACGTTAAACTTGAACAGGATTTCATAGTGTGGTCAGATATGGTTGTCTTTGTTCATCCTGTATGGTGGGCATCAATGCCAGCCATATTAAAGGGCTACATTGACAGGGTATTTACCCATGGATTTGCGTATGCGATAGATGAAAACGGATTAAGAGGACTGCTTAGCGGCAAAAAAGCTATTATTTTATCCACAACCGGAGCCGATGAGAAAACATACACCGACACAGGCATGTTTAAGAGTATTAAGCTTGCCATAGACGGCGGCATCTTTGCTTTTTGCGGCTTTGAAGTGATAGAGCATAAGTTTTTAACCTCCGTGCCATACGTTTCAGGCGAGGAAAGAAAGAAAATGCTTGAACAGGTTGTAGCTGTTGCACGCACACTTGCCGTTAATTGA
- a CDS encoding DUF488 domain-containing protein, with product MDAQKTDEMVFTLGYEGRSLEDYLNRLVKNNVQILFDVRKNAISRKYGFSKSRLEKSVNNLNIQYIHLPELGIDSSQRKSLNTQDDYDALLANYGNLILPNHLDSVEKIYRLIKINKRIAITCFEAMFYQCHRSVIAKILSTNYGFQVKHI from the coding sequence ATGGACGCCCAAAAAACTGATGAGATGGTTTTTACTTTGGGGTATGAAGGCAGGAGTCTCGAGGATTACCTTAACCGTTTAGTTAAGAATAATGTTCAAATACTTTTTGATGTCCGTAAAAATGCAATAAGCAGAAAATATGGATTTTCTAAAAGCAGATTAGAAAAGTCGGTAAACAATCTCAATATACAGTACATACACCTGCCCGAACTGGGAATTGATTCGTCCCAGAGAAAGTCTCTCAATACTCAGGACGATTATGACGCTTTATTGGCTAATTATGGAAATCTTATTTTGCCCAATCATTTAGATTCTGTAGAAAAGATATATAGGCTTATCAAAATTAATAAAAGAATTGCAATTACGTGTTTTGAAGCAATGTTTTATCAATGTCACAGAAGTGTTATAGCAAAAATTTTATCAACAAATTATGGTTTTCAAGTAAAACACATATAG
- the pbpC gene encoding penicillin-binding protein 1C, translating into MSLPLIPMVLIISLFIPNFNWMPPEFKDIKKSYKKSDVLLLDRHGLPIEEIRTDQKGRRLNWTAVTDISSAFLKIVVFSEDRHFYTHSGVDYKALIKAVIDTFTKKKRRGASTITMQLAVVLKKDIKGSKKTFARKLAQILAARQIEKLWSKTEILEAYLNLITFRGELQGISAASYGLFGKSPAGLNETESVILASLIVSPNADPQITARRACALSKSMGNNSECTQIETMTKERLSIPYRITPAVSLAPHFARKFLKVSADNLTTSLDANLQRYLIETLNNSIYRLRQRNVKDGAILVVENKTGQILGYVGNSGLSSSARHVDGITAKRQAGSTLKPFLYELAIEKKYLTAASLIEDTPVQLQTISGLYVPENYDNTYRGAVSLRTALSSSINIPAVKTILLTGVEPFYNRLKQLGFDSLTEGADYYGASLALGSADITLMELVNAYRTLANKGIYSKLTMTIDNTSVTGKKIMNERAVFIISSILSDREARSTTFGLENPLSTKFWSAAKTGTSKDMRDNWCVGYSDTYTVGVWIGNFSGEPMRDVTGITGAAPLWLETMTYLHRNNPSKPPAAVSELIQRQVSFSGTSESPLLEWFIKGTEPNTVIAAVKSDSTTQITYPIDGAIFAIDLDIPKDAQRIPFNYKPSGYNFQWVIDRKNTGVFKDVFLWKPTHGKHIVSIANKTGVVVDSVRFVVR; encoded by the coding sequence ATGTCATTACCCCTTATTCCAATGGTTTTAATTATCTCGCTTTTTATTCCGAATTTTAACTGGATGCCGCCAGAGTTTAAAGATATAAAAAAATCATATAAAAAAAGCGATGTGCTGTTACTTGATAGACATGGGCTGCCTATTGAGGAGATTCGCACCGATCAAAAAGGCAGACGCCTTAACTGGACTGCCGTTACCGACATTTCCAGCGCCTTTCTAAAAATCGTGGTGTTTTCCGAGGACAGGCATTTTTATACGCACTCAGGAGTTGACTACAAAGCGCTGATAAAGGCCGTAATTGATACATTTACAAAGAAAAAACGGCGCGGCGCCTCCACAATTACAATGCAGCTGGCTGTTGTGTTAAAAAAAGACATTAAGGGTTCTAAGAAAACATTTGCAAGAAAGTTGGCCCAAATCCTTGCAGCCCGCCAAATTGAAAAACTCTGGTCAAAAACTGAAATCCTTGAGGCATACCTTAATCTGATAACTTTCCGTGGAGAACTTCAGGGAATAAGCGCCGCCTCTTATGGGCTCTTTGGAAAATCACCCGCTGGCCTAAACGAAACAGAGTCTGTTATATTAGCTTCATTAATAGTCTCCCCAAATGCCGATCCGCAGATTACCGCAAGACGCGCCTGTGCCCTAAGTAAATCTATGGGCAACAATTCCGAATGCACTCAAATTGAAACTATGACCAAAGAAAGGCTAAGCATACCTTATAGGATTACTCCTGCTGTTTCGTTAGCTCCTCATTTTGCCAGAAAGTTTTTGAAAGTGAGCGCTGATAACCTTACTACATCACTTGACGCTAACCTTCAGAGATACCTCATTGAAACGCTCAACAACAGTATCTATCGGCTCAGGCAAAGAAACGTTAAAGACGGAGCTATCCTTGTTGTAGAAAACAAAACAGGTCAGATATTAGGCTATGTCGGCAACTCCGGTTTAAGTTCCAGTGCCCGTCATGTTGACGGTATTACGGCAAAACGCCAGGCAGGGTCAACTCTTAAGCCGTTTCTTTATGAACTGGCGATAGAGAAAAAATATCTTACAGCCGCCTCATTAATAGAGGACACTCCTGTACAATTGCAAACTATATCGGGACTCTACGTGCCGGAAAACTATGATAACACCTATAGGGGCGCTGTGTCTTTACGCACTGCGCTTTCATCATCCATTAACATTCCAGCCGTCAAAACGATACTTCTGACCGGTGTGGAGCCGTTTTACAACCGCCTTAAACAGCTTGGCTTTGATAGTCTAACAGAGGGAGCTGACTACTACGGAGCCTCACTTGCCCTTGGTTCAGCCGATATAACCCTAATGGAACTGGTTAATGCCTACCGTACCTTGGCAAACAAGGGCATATACAGTAAGTTGACGATGACAATTGATAATACATCTGTTACAGGCAAAAAAATAATGAATGAGCGGGCGGTTTTTATAATCTCCTCGATACTTTCAGACAGAGAGGCAAGAAGCACAACGTTTGGATTAGAAAACCCGCTTTCTACAAAATTCTGGAGTGCCGCCAAAACAGGCACAAGTAAGGACATGCGGGATAACTGGTGCGTTGGTTACTCAGACACATACACGGTTGGGGTGTGGATAGGAAACTTTTCAGGTGAGCCAATGCGGGATGTTACAGGAATTACAGGAGCAGCCCCCTTGTGGCTTGAGACTATGACATATCTACACAGAAACAATCCGTCAAAGCCTCCGGCTGCTGTCTCTGAACTAATACAAAGGCAGGTATCATTTTCTGGCACATCCGAGTCTCCGCTCCTTGAGTGGTTCATTAAAGGTACTGAGCCAAACACTGTTATTGCAGCAGTTAAATCCGACAGTACTACTCAAATAACATACCCCATTGATGGTGCTATCTTTGCCATTGACCTGGATATTCCAAAGGATGCCCAGCGCATCCCATTTAATTACAAACCATCCGGCTATAATTTCCAATGGGTAATAGACAGGAAAAACACCGGCGTCTTTAAGGACGTCTTTCTCTGGAAACCCACTCACGGTAAACATATTGTCTCTATTGCAAACAAAACCGGCGTTGTTGTTGATAGTGTTAGGTTTGTGGTTAGGTGA
- a CDS encoding cob(I)yrinic acid a,c-diamide adenosyltransferase, producing the protein MFRGYVQIYTGNGKGKTTAAVGQAVRAIGRGFRVFFAQFIKSKETGELIAFKSFGDLIVFKQYGKGFVFGKPTTEDIKAAREGFDEVTAAVLSGEYQIVVLDEINAAVSSRLIESAALIALIRNKPANVELILTGRAAADEVIAAADLVTECKEIKHYYNSAVAAREGIEF; encoded by the coding sequence ATGTTTAGAGGTTACGTTCAGATATATACAGGTAACGGCAAGGGCAAGACTACTGCGGCTGTGGGTCAGGCGGTAAGAGCCATTGGCAGGGGATTTCGGGTGTTTTTTGCACAGTTTATAAAATCAAAAGAAACCGGGGAGTTGATTGCTTTCAAATCATTTGGGGATTTAATCGTGTTTAAGCAGTACGGCAAGGGGTTTGTCTTTGGAAAACCAACAACCGAGGACATTAAAGCGGCAAGAGAGGGGTTTGATGAGGTAACGGCTGCGGTATTATCTGGAGAGTATCAGATAGTGGTCTTAGATGAGATAAATGCTGCAGTGTCTTCAAGGCTCATAGAAAGCGCCGCCCTTATAGCGCTAATCCGCAATAAACCGGCTAACGTTGAACTGATTCTAACCGGCAGGGCAGCCGCAGATGAGGTGATTGCTGCTGCTGACTTGGTTACAGAGTGCAAAGAAATAAAACACTACTATAACAGCGCAGTAGCGGCAAGGGAGGGAATAGAATTTTAA
- the ybeY gene encoding rRNA maturation RNase YbeY — MNLKRAELDVLFVGSRKMKIMNNRYRAENTATDVLSFPQYNSLKELPKDMDYLLGDIVVNIEHPSLDASFDHIDRLLIHGLLHLTGYDHEKSPRMAAKMFKKEEELLSAIKKMGGEC; from the coding sequence TTGAATTTAAAAAGGGCTGAGCTTGACGTATTGTTTGTCGGCAGCCGCAAAATGAAAATCATGAACAATCGGTATAGGGCTGAAAATACTGCTACCGATGTGTTGTCCTTTCCACAGTATAATTCACTAAAAGAGCTGCCAAAGGATATGGATTATCTGCTGGGAGATATTGTTGTAAACATTGAACATCCCTCGCTGGATGCATCGTTTGACCACATAGACCGGCTTTTAATTCACGGGCTTTTACATCTTACAGGGTATGATCATGAAAAAAGCCCCCGTATGGCTGCAAAGATGTTTAAAAAAGAAGAGGAACTGCTTAGTGCCATTAAGAAGATGGGCGGAGAGTGCTAA